A portion of the Streptomyces sp. YPW6 genome contains these proteins:
- a CDS encoding Fur family transcriptional regulator, which yields MVTTDWKTDLRQRGYRLTPQRQLVLEAVDALEHGTPDDILCEVRKTASGVNISTVYRTLELLEELGLVSHTHLGHGAPSYHLADRHHHIHLVCRDCKDVIEADLSVVAEFTRKLRADFGFDTDMKHFAIFGRCADCTAAQARTTAQAMAQATAQDAVKDISAKS from the coding sequence GTGGTGACCACCGACTGGAAGACCGACCTCCGGCAGCGCGGCTACCGGCTGACGCCCCAGCGGCAGCTTGTCCTGGAGGCGGTCGACGCCCTGGAGCACGGCACTCCGGACGACATCCTGTGCGAGGTGCGCAAGACGGCGTCCGGCGTGAACATCTCCACGGTGTACCGGACCCTGGAGCTCCTGGAGGAGCTCGGGCTCGTCAGCCACACGCATCTCGGCCACGGCGCCCCGTCGTACCACCTGGCCGACCGGCACCACCACATCCACCTGGTCTGCCGGGACTGCAAGGACGTCATCGAGGCGGACCTCTCCGTCGTCGCCGAGTTCACGCGGAAGCTGCGTGCCGACTTCGGCTTCGACACCGACATGAAGCACTTCGCGATCTTCGGCCGCTGTGCGGACTGCACGGCGGCCCAGGCGCGGACGACCGCACAAGCGATGGCGCAGGCGACGGCGCAGGACGCCGTGAAGGACATCTCCGCCAAGTCGTAG